A stretch of Equus caballus isolate H_3958 breed thoroughbred chromosome 11, TB-T2T, whole genome shotgun sequence DNA encodes these proteins:
- the CHRNE gene encoding acetylcholine receptor subunit epsilon isoform X4 produces MAGALLGALLLLQLLGRGEGKNEELRLYHHLFDNYDPESRPVKGPEDTVTISLKVTLTNLISLNEKEETLTTSVWIGIDWQDYRLNYSKDDFGGIETLRVPSELVWLPEIVLENNIDGQFGVAYDANVLVYAGGYVSWLPPAIYRSTCAVEVTYFPFDWQNCSLVFRSQTYNAEEVEFVFAVDDDGETISKIEIDTEAYTENGEWAIDFCPGVIRRYYGGAADGPGDTDVIYTLIIRRKPLFYVINIIVPCVLISGLVLLAYFLPAQAGGQKCTVSINVLLAQTVFLFLIAQKIPETSLSVPLLGRYLIFVMVVATLIVVNCVIVLNVSLRTPTTHAMSTRLRHVLLELLPRLLGSGAPPEVPRAASPPRRASSVGILLRAEELILKKPRSELVFEGQRYRHGTWSAALCQNLGAAAPEIRCCVDAVNFVAESMRDQEATGEEVSDWVCMGKALDNICFWAALVLFSVGSSLIFLGGYINQVPELPYPPCM; encoded by the exons ATGGCAGGGGCTCTGCTCGGCGCCCTGCTCCTCTTGCAGCTTCTCG GCAGAGGTGAGGGGAAGAACGAGGAGCTGCGGCTTTATCACCATCTCTTTGACAACTATGACCCAGAATCCCGGCCAGTGAAGGGGCCTGAGGACACTGTCACCATCAGCCTCAAGGTCACCCTGACCAATCTCATCTCACTG AACGAGAAAGAGGAGACCCTCACCACCAGCGTTTGGATTGGAATC GATTGGCAGGATTACCGACTCAATTACAGCAAGGACGACTTTGGAGGCATAGAAACTCTGCGAGTCCCTTCAGAACTCGTATGGCTACCAGAGATTGTGCTGGAAAACAA TATTGACGGCCAGTTCGGCGTGGCCTACGACGCCAACGTGCTGGTCTACGCGGGCGGCTACGTGAGCTGGTTGCCCCCGGCCATCTACCGCAGCACCTGCGCCGTGGAGGTCACCTACTTCCCCTTCGACTGGCAGAACTGCTCGCTCGTTTTCCG CTCTCAGACGTACAATGCCGAAGAGGTGGAGTTCGTCTTTGCGGTGGACGATGACGGCGAGACCATCAGCAAGATCGAAATCGACACCGAGGCCTATACTG AGAACGGCGAGTGGGCCATAGACTTCTGCCCCGGGGTGATCCGCCGCTACTACGGTGGGGCCGCTGACGGCCCGGGGGACACTGACGTCATCTACACGCTCATCATTCGCCGGAAGCCGCTCTTCTACGTTATTAACATCATCGTGCCCTGCGTGCTCATCTCGGGCCTAGTGCTGCTCGCCTACTTCCTGCCGGCGCAGG CTGGCGGCCAGAAATGCACAGTCTCCATCAACGTCCTGCTCGCCCAGACCGTCTTCTTGTTCCTAATTGCCCAGAAAATCCCAGAGACGTCTCTGAGCGTGCCACTGCTGGGCAG GTACCTCATTTTCGTCATGGTGGTTGCCACGCTCATTGTCGTGAATTGCGTCATTGTGCTCAACGTGTCCTTGCGGACGCCCACCACTCACGCCATGTCCACGCGGCTGCGCCAC GTCTTGTTGGAGCTGCTGCCGCGCCTCCTGGGCTCGGGCGCGCCCCCCGAGGTCCCCCGGGCCGCCTCGCCCCCAAGGCGGGCGTCGTCCGTGGGCATCCTGCTCCGCGCGGAGGAGCTGATATTAAAAAAGCCGCGGAGCGAGCTCGTGTTTGAGGGGCAGAGGTACCGGCACGGAACCTGGAGCG CTGCCCTCTGCCAGAACCTGGGCGCCGCCGCCCCCGAGATCCGCTGCTGTGTGGATGCCGTGAACTTCGTGGCCGAGAGCATGAGAGACCAGGAGGCCACCGGCGAG GAGGTGTCCGACTGGGTGTGCATGGGGAAGGCCCTTGACAACATCTGCTTCTGGGCTGCTCTGGTGCTCTTCAGTGTGGGGTCCAGCCTCATCTTCCTCGGGGGCTACATCAACCAAGTGCCTGAACTGCCCTACCCGCCGTGTATGTAG
- the CHRNE gene encoding acetylcholine receptor subunit epsilon isoform X1 — translation MAGALLGALLLLQLLGRGEGKNEELRLYHHLFDNYDPESRPVKGPEDTVTISLKVTLTNLISLNEKEETLTTSVWIGIDWQDYRLNYSKDDFGGIETLRVPSELVWLPEIVLENNIDGQFGVAYDANVLVYAGGYVSWLPPAIYRSTCAVEVTYFPFDWQNCSLVFRSQTYNAEEVEFVFAVDDDGETISKIEIDTEAYTENGEWAIDFCPGVIRRYYGGAADGPGDTDVIYTLIIRRKPLFYVINIIVPCVLISGLVLLAYFLPAQAGGQKCTVSINVLLAQTVFLFLIAQKIPETSLSVPLLGRYLIFVMVVATLIVVNCVIVLNVSLRTPTTHAMSTRLRHVLLELLPRLLGSGAPPEVPRAASPPRRASSVGILLRAEELILKKPRSELVFEGQRYRHGTWSAALCQNLGAAAPEIRCCVDAVNFVAESMRDQEATGEVGRCRGPPPSLVRQAPAVYRTQLVPALPQEVSDWVCMGKALDNICFWAALVLFSVGSSLIFLGGYINQVPELPYPPCM, via the exons ATGGCAGGGGCTCTGCTCGGCGCCCTGCTCCTCTTGCAGCTTCTCG GCAGAGGTGAGGGGAAGAACGAGGAGCTGCGGCTTTATCACCATCTCTTTGACAACTATGACCCAGAATCCCGGCCAGTGAAGGGGCCTGAGGACACTGTCACCATCAGCCTCAAGGTCACCCTGACCAATCTCATCTCACTG AACGAGAAAGAGGAGACCCTCACCACCAGCGTTTGGATTGGAATC GATTGGCAGGATTACCGACTCAATTACAGCAAGGACGACTTTGGAGGCATAGAAACTCTGCGAGTCCCTTCAGAACTCGTATGGCTACCAGAGATTGTGCTGGAAAACAA TATTGACGGCCAGTTCGGCGTGGCCTACGACGCCAACGTGCTGGTCTACGCGGGCGGCTACGTGAGCTGGTTGCCCCCGGCCATCTACCGCAGCACCTGCGCCGTGGAGGTCACCTACTTCCCCTTCGACTGGCAGAACTGCTCGCTCGTTTTCCG CTCTCAGACGTACAATGCCGAAGAGGTGGAGTTCGTCTTTGCGGTGGACGATGACGGCGAGACCATCAGCAAGATCGAAATCGACACCGAGGCCTATACTG AGAACGGCGAGTGGGCCATAGACTTCTGCCCCGGGGTGATCCGCCGCTACTACGGTGGGGCCGCTGACGGCCCGGGGGACACTGACGTCATCTACACGCTCATCATTCGCCGGAAGCCGCTCTTCTACGTTATTAACATCATCGTGCCCTGCGTGCTCATCTCGGGCCTAGTGCTGCTCGCCTACTTCCTGCCGGCGCAGG CTGGCGGCCAGAAATGCACAGTCTCCATCAACGTCCTGCTCGCCCAGACCGTCTTCTTGTTCCTAATTGCCCAGAAAATCCCAGAGACGTCTCTGAGCGTGCCACTGCTGGGCAG GTACCTCATTTTCGTCATGGTGGTTGCCACGCTCATTGTCGTGAATTGCGTCATTGTGCTCAACGTGTCCTTGCGGACGCCCACCACTCACGCCATGTCCACGCGGCTGCGCCAC GTCTTGTTGGAGCTGCTGCCGCGCCTCCTGGGCTCGGGCGCGCCCCCCGAGGTCCCCCGGGCCGCCTCGCCCCCAAGGCGGGCGTCGTCCGTGGGCATCCTGCTCCGCGCGGAGGAGCTGATATTAAAAAAGCCGCGGAGCGAGCTCGTGTTTGAGGGGCAGAGGTACCGGCACGGAACCTGGAGCG CTGCCCTCTGCCAGAACCTGGGCGCCGCCGCCCCCGAGATCCGCTGCTGTGTGGATGCCGTGAACTTCGTGGCCGAGAGCATGAGAGACCAGGAGGCCACCGGCGAGGTGGGGCGCTGCAGAGGTCCCCCACCCTCTCTGGTGCGGCAGGCTCCTGCAGTCTACAGAACTCAGCTTGTGCCCGCCCTTCCCCAGGAGGTGTCCGACTGGGTGTGCATGGGGAAGGCCCTTGACAACATCTGCTTCTGGGCTGCTCTGGTGCTCTTCAGTGTGGGGTCCAGCCTCATCTTCCTCGGGGGCTACATCAACCAAGTGCCTGAACTGCCCTACCCGCCGTGTATGTAG
- the CHRNE gene encoding acetylcholine receptor subunit epsilon isoform X6 — MAGALLGALLLLQLLGRGEGKNEELRLYHHLFDNYDPESRPVKGPEDTVTISLKVTLTNLISLNEKEETLTTSVWIGIDWQDYRLNYSKDDFGGIETLRVPSELVWLPEIVLENNIDGQFGVAYDANVLVYAGGYVSWLPPAIYRSTCAVEVTYFPFDWQNCSLVFRSQTYNAEEVEFVFAVDDDGETISKIEIDTEAYTENGEWAIDFCPGVIRRYYGGAADGPGDTDVIYTLIIRRKPLFYVINIIVPCVLISGLVLLAYFLPAQGTEATDRNPGLTPGGRGLLSPGAPSSWRPEMHSLHQRPARPDRLLVPNCPENPRDVSERATAGQVLLELLPRLLGSGAPPEVPRAASPPRRASSVGILLRAEELILKKPRSELVFEGQRYRHGTWSAALCQNLGAAAPEIRCCVDAVNFVAESMRDQEATGEEVSDWVCMGKALDNICFWAALVLFSVGSSLIFLGGYINQVPELPYPPCM; from the exons ATGGCAGGGGCTCTGCTCGGCGCCCTGCTCCTCTTGCAGCTTCTCG GCAGAGGTGAGGGGAAGAACGAGGAGCTGCGGCTTTATCACCATCTCTTTGACAACTATGACCCAGAATCCCGGCCAGTGAAGGGGCCTGAGGACACTGTCACCATCAGCCTCAAGGTCACCCTGACCAATCTCATCTCACTG AACGAGAAAGAGGAGACCCTCACCACCAGCGTTTGGATTGGAATC GATTGGCAGGATTACCGACTCAATTACAGCAAGGACGACTTTGGAGGCATAGAAACTCTGCGAGTCCCTTCAGAACTCGTATGGCTACCAGAGATTGTGCTGGAAAACAA TATTGACGGCCAGTTCGGCGTGGCCTACGACGCCAACGTGCTGGTCTACGCGGGCGGCTACGTGAGCTGGTTGCCCCCGGCCATCTACCGCAGCACCTGCGCCGTGGAGGTCACCTACTTCCCCTTCGACTGGCAGAACTGCTCGCTCGTTTTCCG CTCTCAGACGTACAATGCCGAAGAGGTGGAGTTCGTCTTTGCGGTGGACGATGACGGCGAGACCATCAGCAAGATCGAAATCGACACCGAGGCCTATACTG AGAACGGCGAGTGGGCCATAGACTTCTGCCCCGGGGTGATCCGCCGCTACTACGGTGGGGCCGCTGACGGCCCGGGGGACACTGACGTCATCTACACGCTCATCATTCGCCGGAAGCCGCTCTTCTACGTTATTAACATCATCGTGCCCTGCGTGCTCATCTCGGGCCTAGTGCTGCTCGCCTACTTCCTGCCGGCGCAGGGTACGGAGGCCACCGACCGTAACCCCGGGCTCACTcctggggggcggggcctgcTCTCACCGGGCGCTCCCTCCAGCTGGCGGCCAGAAATGCACAGTCTCCATCAACGTCCTGCTCGCCCAGACCGTCTTCTTGTTCCTAATTGCCCAGAAAATCCCAGAGACGTCTCTGAGCGTGCCACTGCTGGGCAG GTCTTGTTGGAGCTGCTGCCGCGCCTCCTGGGCTCGGGCGCGCCCCCCGAGGTCCCCCGGGCCGCCTCGCCCCCAAGGCGGGCGTCGTCCGTGGGCATCCTGCTCCGCGCGGAGGAGCTGATATTAAAAAAGCCGCGGAGCGAGCTCGTGTTTGAGGGGCAGAGGTACCGGCACGGAACCTGGAGCG CTGCCCTCTGCCAGAACCTGGGCGCCGCCGCCCCCGAGATCCGCTGCTGTGTGGATGCCGTGAACTTCGTGGCCGAGAGCATGAGAGACCAGGAGGCCACCGGCGAG GAGGTGTCCGACTGGGTGTGCATGGGGAAGGCCCTTGACAACATCTGCTTCTGGGCTGCTCTGGTGCTCTTCAGTGTGGGGTCCAGCCTCATCTTCCTCGGGGGCTACATCAACCAAGTGCCTGAACTGCCCTACCCGCCGTGTATGTAG
- the CHRNE gene encoding acetylcholine receptor subunit epsilon isoform X8 produces the protein MAGALLGALLLLQLLGRGEGKNEELRLYHHLFDNYDPESRPVKGPEDTVTISLKVTLTNLISLNEKEETLTTSVWIGIDWQDYRLNYSKDDFGGIETLRVPSELVWLPEIVLENNIDGQFGVAYDANVLVYAGGYVSWLPPAIYRSTCAVEVTYFPFDWQNCSLVFRSQTYNAEEVEFVFAVDDDGETISKIEIDTEAYTENGEWAIDFCPGVIRRYYGGAADGPGDTDVIYTLIIRRKPLFYVINIIVPCVLISGLVLLAYFLPAQGTEATDRNPGLTPGGRGLLSPGAPSSWRPEMHSLHQRPARPDRLLVPNCPENPRDVSERATAGQVPHFRHGGCHAHCRELRHCAQRVLADAHHSRHVHAAAPPALCQNLGAAAPEIRCCVDAVNFVAESMRDQEATGEEVSDWVCMGKALDNICFWAALVLFSVGSSLIFLGGYINQVPELPYPPCM, from the exons ATGGCAGGGGCTCTGCTCGGCGCCCTGCTCCTCTTGCAGCTTCTCG GCAGAGGTGAGGGGAAGAACGAGGAGCTGCGGCTTTATCACCATCTCTTTGACAACTATGACCCAGAATCCCGGCCAGTGAAGGGGCCTGAGGACACTGTCACCATCAGCCTCAAGGTCACCCTGACCAATCTCATCTCACTG AACGAGAAAGAGGAGACCCTCACCACCAGCGTTTGGATTGGAATC GATTGGCAGGATTACCGACTCAATTACAGCAAGGACGACTTTGGAGGCATAGAAACTCTGCGAGTCCCTTCAGAACTCGTATGGCTACCAGAGATTGTGCTGGAAAACAA TATTGACGGCCAGTTCGGCGTGGCCTACGACGCCAACGTGCTGGTCTACGCGGGCGGCTACGTGAGCTGGTTGCCCCCGGCCATCTACCGCAGCACCTGCGCCGTGGAGGTCACCTACTTCCCCTTCGACTGGCAGAACTGCTCGCTCGTTTTCCG CTCTCAGACGTACAATGCCGAAGAGGTGGAGTTCGTCTTTGCGGTGGACGATGACGGCGAGACCATCAGCAAGATCGAAATCGACACCGAGGCCTATACTG AGAACGGCGAGTGGGCCATAGACTTCTGCCCCGGGGTGATCCGCCGCTACTACGGTGGGGCCGCTGACGGCCCGGGGGACACTGACGTCATCTACACGCTCATCATTCGCCGGAAGCCGCTCTTCTACGTTATTAACATCATCGTGCCCTGCGTGCTCATCTCGGGCCTAGTGCTGCTCGCCTACTTCCTGCCGGCGCAGGGTACGGAGGCCACCGACCGTAACCCCGGGCTCACTcctggggggcggggcctgcTCTCACCGGGCGCTCCCTCCAGCTGGCGGCCAGAAATGCACAGTCTCCATCAACGTCCTGCTCGCCCAGACCGTCTTCTTGTTCCTAATTGCCCAGAAAATCCCAGAGACGTCTCTGAGCGTGCCACTGCTGGGCAG GTACCTCATTTTCGTCATGGTGGTTGCCACGCTCATTGTCGTGAATTGCGTCATTGTGCTCAACGTGTCCTTGCGGACGCCCACCACTCACGCCATGTCCACGCGGCTGCGCCAC CTGCCCTCTGCCAGAACCTGGGCGCCGCCGCCCCCGAGATCCGCTGCTGTGTGGATGCCGTGAACTTCGTGGCCGAGAGCATGAGAGACCAGGAGGCCACCGGCGAG GAGGTGTCCGACTGGGTGTGCATGGGGAAGGCCCTTGACAACATCTGCTTCTGGGCTGCTCTGGTGCTCTTCAGTGTGGGGTCCAGCCTCATCTTCCTCGGGGGCTACATCAACCAAGTGCCTGAACTGCCCTACCCGCCGTGTATGTAG
- the CHRNE gene encoding acetylcholine receptor subunit epsilon isoform X5 gives MAGALLGALLLLQLLGRGEGKNEELRLYHHLFDNYDPESRPVKGPEDTVTISLKVTLTNLISLNEKEETLTTSVWIGIDWQDYRLNYSKDDFGGIETLRVPSELVWLPEIVLENNIDGQFGVAYDANVLVYAGGYVSWLPPAIYRSTCAVEVTYFPFDWQNCSLVFRSQTYNAEEVEFVFAVDDDGETISKIEIDTEAYTENGEWAIDFCPGVIRRYYGGAADGPGDTDVIYTLIIRRKPLFYVINIIVPCVLISGLVLLAYFLPAQGTEATDRNPGLTPGGRGLLSPGAPSSWRPEMHSLHQRPARPDRLLVPNCPENPRDVSERATAGQVPHFRHGGCHAHCRELRHCAQRVLADAHHSRHVHAAAPPALCQNLGAAAPEIRCCVDAVNFVAESMRDQEATGEVGRCRGPPPSLVRQAPAVYRTQLVPALPQEVSDWVCMGKALDNICFWAALVLFSVGSSLIFLGGYINQVPELPYPPCM, from the exons ATGGCAGGGGCTCTGCTCGGCGCCCTGCTCCTCTTGCAGCTTCTCG GCAGAGGTGAGGGGAAGAACGAGGAGCTGCGGCTTTATCACCATCTCTTTGACAACTATGACCCAGAATCCCGGCCAGTGAAGGGGCCTGAGGACACTGTCACCATCAGCCTCAAGGTCACCCTGACCAATCTCATCTCACTG AACGAGAAAGAGGAGACCCTCACCACCAGCGTTTGGATTGGAATC GATTGGCAGGATTACCGACTCAATTACAGCAAGGACGACTTTGGAGGCATAGAAACTCTGCGAGTCCCTTCAGAACTCGTATGGCTACCAGAGATTGTGCTGGAAAACAA TATTGACGGCCAGTTCGGCGTGGCCTACGACGCCAACGTGCTGGTCTACGCGGGCGGCTACGTGAGCTGGTTGCCCCCGGCCATCTACCGCAGCACCTGCGCCGTGGAGGTCACCTACTTCCCCTTCGACTGGCAGAACTGCTCGCTCGTTTTCCG CTCTCAGACGTACAATGCCGAAGAGGTGGAGTTCGTCTTTGCGGTGGACGATGACGGCGAGACCATCAGCAAGATCGAAATCGACACCGAGGCCTATACTG AGAACGGCGAGTGGGCCATAGACTTCTGCCCCGGGGTGATCCGCCGCTACTACGGTGGGGCCGCTGACGGCCCGGGGGACACTGACGTCATCTACACGCTCATCATTCGCCGGAAGCCGCTCTTCTACGTTATTAACATCATCGTGCCCTGCGTGCTCATCTCGGGCCTAGTGCTGCTCGCCTACTTCCTGCCGGCGCAGGGTACGGAGGCCACCGACCGTAACCCCGGGCTCACTcctggggggcggggcctgcTCTCACCGGGCGCTCCCTCCAGCTGGCGGCCAGAAATGCACAGTCTCCATCAACGTCCTGCTCGCCCAGACCGTCTTCTTGTTCCTAATTGCCCAGAAAATCCCAGAGACGTCTCTGAGCGTGCCACTGCTGGGCAG GTACCTCATTTTCGTCATGGTGGTTGCCACGCTCATTGTCGTGAATTGCGTCATTGTGCTCAACGTGTCCTTGCGGACGCCCACCACTCACGCCATGTCCACGCGGCTGCGCCAC CTGCCCTCTGCCAGAACCTGGGCGCCGCCGCCCCCGAGATCCGCTGCTGTGTGGATGCCGTGAACTTCGTGGCCGAGAGCATGAGAGACCAGGAGGCCACCGGCGAGGTGGGGCGCTGCAGAGGTCCCCCACCCTCTCTGGTGCGGCAGGCTCCTGCAGTCTACAGAACTCAGCTTGTGCCCGCCCTTCCCCAGGAGGTGTCCGACTGGGTGTGCATGGGGAAGGCCCTTGACAACATCTGCTTCTGGGCTGCTCTGGTGCTCTTCAGTGTGGGGTCCAGCCTCATCTTCCTCGGGGGCTACATCAACCAAGTGCCTGAACTGCCCTACCCGCCGTGTATGTAG
- the CHRNE gene encoding acetylcholine receptor subunit epsilon isoform X2: protein MAGALLGALLLLQLLGRGEGKNEELRLYHHLFDNYDPESRPVKGPEDTVTISLKVTLTNLISLNEKEETLTTSVWIGIDWQDYRLNYSKDDFGGIETLRVPSELVWLPEIVLENNIDGQFGVAYDANVLVYAGGYVSWLPPAIYRSTCAVEVTYFPFDWQNCSLVFRSQTYNAEEVEFVFAVDDDGETISKIEIDTEAYTENGEWAIDFCPGVIRRYYGGAADGPGDTDVIYTLIIRRKPLFYVINIIVPCVLISGLVLLAYFLPAQGTEATDRNPGLTPGGRGLLSPGAPSSWRPEMHSLHQRPARPDRLLVPNCPENPRDVSERATAGQVLLELLPRLLGSGAPPEVPRAASPPRRASSVGILLRAEELILKKPRSELVFEGQRYRHGTWSAALCQNLGAAAPEIRCCVDAVNFVAESMRDQEATGEVGRCRGPPPSLVRQAPAVYRTQLVPALPQEVSDWVCMGKALDNICFWAALVLFSVGSSLIFLGGYINQVPELPYPPCM, encoded by the exons ATGGCAGGGGCTCTGCTCGGCGCCCTGCTCCTCTTGCAGCTTCTCG GCAGAGGTGAGGGGAAGAACGAGGAGCTGCGGCTTTATCACCATCTCTTTGACAACTATGACCCAGAATCCCGGCCAGTGAAGGGGCCTGAGGACACTGTCACCATCAGCCTCAAGGTCACCCTGACCAATCTCATCTCACTG AACGAGAAAGAGGAGACCCTCACCACCAGCGTTTGGATTGGAATC GATTGGCAGGATTACCGACTCAATTACAGCAAGGACGACTTTGGAGGCATAGAAACTCTGCGAGTCCCTTCAGAACTCGTATGGCTACCAGAGATTGTGCTGGAAAACAA TATTGACGGCCAGTTCGGCGTGGCCTACGACGCCAACGTGCTGGTCTACGCGGGCGGCTACGTGAGCTGGTTGCCCCCGGCCATCTACCGCAGCACCTGCGCCGTGGAGGTCACCTACTTCCCCTTCGACTGGCAGAACTGCTCGCTCGTTTTCCG CTCTCAGACGTACAATGCCGAAGAGGTGGAGTTCGTCTTTGCGGTGGACGATGACGGCGAGACCATCAGCAAGATCGAAATCGACACCGAGGCCTATACTG AGAACGGCGAGTGGGCCATAGACTTCTGCCCCGGGGTGATCCGCCGCTACTACGGTGGGGCCGCTGACGGCCCGGGGGACACTGACGTCATCTACACGCTCATCATTCGCCGGAAGCCGCTCTTCTACGTTATTAACATCATCGTGCCCTGCGTGCTCATCTCGGGCCTAGTGCTGCTCGCCTACTTCCTGCCGGCGCAGGGTACGGAGGCCACCGACCGTAACCCCGGGCTCACTcctggggggcggggcctgcTCTCACCGGGCGCTCCCTCCAGCTGGCGGCCAGAAATGCACAGTCTCCATCAACGTCCTGCTCGCCCAGACCGTCTTCTTGTTCCTAATTGCCCAGAAAATCCCAGAGACGTCTCTGAGCGTGCCACTGCTGGGCAG GTCTTGTTGGAGCTGCTGCCGCGCCTCCTGGGCTCGGGCGCGCCCCCCGAGGTCCCCCGGGCCGCCTCGCCCCCAAGGCGGGCGTCGTCCGTGGGCATCCTGCTCCGCGCGGAGGAGCTGATATTAAAAAAGCCGCGGAGCGAGCTCGTGTTTGAGGGGCAGAGGTACCGGCACGGAACCTGGAGCG CTGCCCTCTGCCAGAACCTGGGCGCCGCCGCCCCCGAGATCCGCTGCTGTGTGGATGCCGTGAACTTCGTGGCCGAGAGCATGAGAGACCAGGAGGCCACCGGCGAGGTGGGGCGCTGCAGAGGTCCCCCACCCTCTCTGGTGCGGCAGGCTCCTGCAGTCTACAGAACTCAGCTTGTGCCCGCCCTTCCCCAGGAGGTGTCCGACTGGGTGTGCATGGGGAAGGCCCTTGACAACATCTGCTTCTGGGCTGCTCTGGTGCTCTTCAGTGTGGGGTCCAGCCTCATCTTCCTCGGGGGCTACATCAACCAAGTGCCTGAACTGCCCTACCCGCCGTGTATGTAG
- the CHRNE gene encoding acetylcholine receptor subunit epsilon isoform X3: MQDTRPSVPHPLGLAGLPTQLQQGRLWRHRNSASPFRTRMATRDCAGKQVRTEPDWREAEAPGVWAGTGWGRRLLGGGGGRGPAQTPGFPRAHSIDGQFGVAYDANVLVYAGGYVSWLPPAIYRSTCAVEVTYFPFDWQNCSLVFRSQTYNAEEVEFVFAVDDDGETISKIEIDTEAYTENGEWAIDFCPGVIRRYYGGAADGPGDTDVIYTLIIRRKPLFYVINIIVPCVLISGLVLLAYFLPAQAGGQKCTVSINVLLAQTVFLFLIAQKIPETSLSVPLLGRYLIFVMVVATLIVVNCVIVLNVSLRTPTTHAMSTRLRHVLLELLPRLLGSGAPPEVPRAASPPRRASSVGILLRAEELILKKPRSELVFEGQRYRHGTWSAALCQNLGAAAPEIRCCVDAVNFVAESMRDQEATGEVGRCRGPPPSLVRQAPAVYRTQLVPALPQEVSDWVCMGKALDNICFWAALVLFSVGSSLIFLGGYINQVPELPYPPCM; the protein is encoded by the exons ATGCAGGACACACGTCCTTCCGTCCCCCACCCCCTAGGATTGGCAGGATTACCGACTCAATTACAGCAAGGACGACTTTGGAGGCATAGAAACTCTGCGAGTCCCTTCAGAACTCGTATGGCTACCAGAGATTGTGCTGGAAAACAAGTGAGGACCGAGCCAGACTGGCGGGAAGCCGAGGCCCCGGGCGTCTGGGCTGGAACTGGTTGGGGCAGGAGGCTACTTGGAGGGGGCGGGGGCCGCGGACCTGCGCAAACGCCGGGTTTCCCCCGAGCACACAGTATTGACGGCCAGTTCGGCGTGGCCTACGACGCCAACGTGCTGGTCTACGCGGGCGGCTACGTGAGCTGGTTGCCCCCGGCCATCTACCGCAGCACCTGCGCCGTGGAGGTCACCTACTTCCCCTTCGACTGGCAGAACTGCTCGCTCGTTTTCCG CTCTCAGACGTACAATGCCGAAGAGGTGGAGTTCGTCTTTGCGGTGGACGATGACGGCGAGACCATCAGCAAGATCGAAATCGACACCGAGGCCTATACTG AGAACGGCGAGTGGGCCATAGACTTCTGCCCCGGGGTGATCCGCCGCTACTACGGTGGGGCCGCTGACGGCCCGGGGGACACTGACGTCATCTACACGCTCATCATTCGCCGGAAGCCGCTCTTCTACGTTATTAACATCATCGTGCCCTGCGTGCTCATCTCGGGCCTAGTGCTGCTCGCCTACTTCCTGCCGGCGCAGG CTGGCGGCCAGAAATGCACAGTCTCCATCAACGTCCTGCTCGCCCAGACCGTCTTCTTGTTCCTAATTGCCCAGAAAATCCCAGAGACGTCTCTGAGCGTGCCACTGCTGGGCAG GTACCTCATTTTCGTCATGGTGGTTGCCACGCTCATTGTCGTGAATTGCGTCATTGTGCTCAACGTGTCCTTGCGGACGCCCACCACTCACGCCATGTCCACGCGGCTGCGCCAC GTCTTGTTGGAGCTGCTGCCGCGCCTCCTGGGCTCGGGCGCGCCCCCCGAGGTCCCCCGGGCCGCCTCGCCCCCAAGGCGGGCGTCGTCCGTGGGCATCCTGCTCCGCGCGGAGGAGCTGATATTAAAAAAGCCGCGGAGCGAGCTCGTGTTTGAGGGGCAGAGGTACCGGCACGGAACCTGGAGCG CTGCCCTCTGCCAGAACCTGGGCGCCGCCGCCCCCGAGATCCGCTGCTGTGTGGATGCCGTGAACTTCGTGGCCGAGAGCATGAGAGACCAGGAGGCCACCGGCGAGGTGGGGCGCTGCAGAGGTCCCCCACCCTCTCTGGTGCGGCAGGCTCCTGCAGTCTACAGAACTCAGCTTGTGCCCGCCCTTCCCCAGGAGGTGTCCGACTGGGTGTGCATGGGGAAGGCCCTTGACAACATCTGCTTCTGGGCTGCTCTGGTGCTCTTCAGTGTGGGGTCCAGCCTCATCTTCCTCGGGGGCTACATCAACCAAGTGCCTGAACTGCCCTACCCGCCGTGTATGTAG